A region of the Fulvia fulva chromosome 7, complete sequence genome:
CATCCCAAGCCTCCCGCATCGACCGAGGGCACTGTACTCGGCCCATTCCACTCCCATGAAGCTGAAGACGCTCCAAACGGCTCAGTCATAGCCCACGACCCCGATGGCGAACCTTGCCTCGTCCTATGTACGATCAAGGATACCGCTgggaagccggtcgagggCGTTAAGATTGACATCTGGGAGACAGACAGCAAGGGTTTCTACGATGTGCAATATGCTGGAAGGGAAGGACCAGATCAAAGAGCTGTGATGAAGAGTGATACTGAGGGCGTGTTTTGGTTCAAGGCCATCGTACCGGTGCCATACCCAGTCCCACATGATGGACCTGTGGGCAAGCTGCTAGTACGGCTGAGGAGGCATTGTTACCGGCCAAGTCACATGCACTTCATGTTTGAGAAGTCGGGATATGATCATCTGATAACGTGAGTACCGCTCCGCTGTGAGACTTGTAATGTATGCTGATCGCTCTCGACAGGGCACTATATCTTCGGGGCGACCCTTACGAGACTTCTGATGCTGTCTTCGGAGTCAAGGAGTCACTCTTGATTGACTTGGGCACCGTCAACAAAGACCAAGCGGACAAGTACGGAGTGAAAGAGGGCAGTAAGTTGATGACTTACGACTTCGTGCTCGTCAGCGAGGAGGAGTCTCGGAATCTGAGGCAAAAGAACGCCATGCAGGCCATGGAGAAGCTTGGCAGGAGGATGAAGCTGTACAATGGCTTACCTGTCCCAGACATTGACTAGTGGGGTGAAAGAGTAGCGAGGGTAGCGGTGCTAGTGAATGAGTAAGTGAGGTTCCCAACTCGTGATTTGTGTTCACCTGCACATGTAACTAAATCGCTTTCAAAATCCGCTTCTCGCTTTGTCCAATCTTAACACATTGATTTCAACACACCAACCAACTACACTCGCTTACACCAAATGCCTAGCTTTGCTTCCTACCTCTTCGGCACCAAGAACAGAATATACACACCATCACCAACAAGCACCATGCCAGGCTTACACGAGCTCGAGCTCGCCATCATCCTCGCCCAAGCACAAGCAACAACCCGCGCCGTCGCAGAACAACGCTCAGCAGCCATCGAGTTCCACCGAAAGCGAATCACCGAAGTGGCCGGCGCTCGCCAGGACTGGCTCAACGCGCAAAAGACTCGAACACCCACCACGGCTGAACAGCTCGAGAAGATCTACCGCTCTGCTCAGCTCCACGAGGTAGCAGCCGATAACATCCGCAAGCAGTTTGAAGATCGCTACAGCAAAGTCCTACAAGACGAACAGGACGCGCTCAAGAACCTCACAGACTGGCGCAACTTCGGTATCGCCATCGTCGATCAAGAgaaagcacgaaaggagGAAATGCAGAGAAAGCAGGAGCAGCGCATGCAAGATGCCGCTGAGCTCGAGGCCCGGAAACGAGCGGCGGACTTAGAAGCCACGAAGAAGCGACTCGACCGCGAACGCCAGGACCGCCTGGAACGTGAACGCGCAAAGCGCGCCGAGCGCGAACGCAAAGCAGAGGAACGACGCGAGCAACAAAAAGCAGAAGAGCAACACCGCTACTACCAATGGAAATCCCAAAACGCGCACAAACCCTTCTCCCAAGGCGGCGCGAACCTCACCACCGACACCTCATCCGCCTTCACAGCCGCGTGCACGACTTGGCGCGCCGCCGTCGAGGTGGCATTCAACGACTACGCTTCCATCAAGGACTTTCCGCAGCCGCCTGTGAGTGGGACGTGCGTGAAGGCGAGTTGTAAGGCGGAGAAGAGGGCGTTGCGGGCTTGTGCGTGTGATGTGCAGAAGGCGTTGAGGGCGGGGAGGGTTGAGCTGAAGAGGGAGCGGAATGGGTGGCATCCCGATAAGTTTTCGGGTTGTGATGAGGAGAGGAGGGAGGAGTGGCAGAGGATGGCGAAGGAGATGTTTCAGGTTGTGTCTGTGATGTATCAGGGGCAGGGGCGTGGGTAGCGATGCAGAGGGCAGAGCAGATGTTGACCGTGGTGGATTGATGATTGATGAGCGCGCGCCATTACTGCATGGTGTTTGGCTTGGGCGATGGTTTTGTTCCTTGGGCGATTCTTTGCTTCAGCTTAAATAACACATAGCCCCGGGAGTGAGACGAATGCACGATATTACACGTTCTGAACATCTTGATACATGTTCGCATTGCTTCATCTTATGTGACTACATGGCGCACCATGGAAGCCAGGCGAGGGTTGCCGTCTTCCGCGAGAGTGTCACAATCGGCAAATGCCTTTTCATTCTTTTCATGCTATCCACCACCACACCATCGCTGCAAGCATCGCAAGAAGCTCGCGAATTGCTCACAGACGGCGACCACGGCGACCACCCTTTCTCCGAGTGCTGTCGGATGGGGTTGGGGTAACGTCCTCGATGCGGCCGATCTTCATGCCGGAACGGGCGAGAGCGCGGAGAGCGGACTGAGCACCTGGACCTGGGGTCTTGGTGCCGTTGCCTGAAACCTGTGTTAGTGGACATGCTCGTTGGATTTCAAGCTAAGTGTGTACATACCACCAGTAGCACGGATCTTGACGTGGAGTGCGGTGATACCCAACTCCTTGCAGCGGGTAGCGACGTCCTGGGCAGCCAACATGGCGGCGTATGGGGAGGACTCGTCACGGTCGGCCTTGACCTTCATGCCACCAGTGACACGGCTGATGGTTTCGCGGCCACTGGAATCACCCAGGTTAGCCTGTGTCCCATCTGCCCAAAATATGTATCTTCCTGCAGACATTTCTGCCTGAGGAGTGTAGTGTATTCTTACGAGAGATCGGTAACGTGGACGAAGGTGTCATTGAAGGAGGCGAAGATACGGGCAACGCCAAAGACGAGCTCGCCTGTTGTGAAGATACTGATCAGTACGGCTGTCCTCCAATGCTCGCGTGTCTCGATGTCTTTGGCTTCTTACCCTCGCGGACCTGGGGACCAAGGGAGATGTTCTCCGTCGCACCGCGCTCGACCTTCTTCTTTGGTGCCATTTTGCTGCTTGTCGACGGGGTGATGTGTTGGTCGAGAGGAGGTGACTTCGTGCcgtgaagagaggaaagatTGAAGCTGCCAAATTCGGTGTGGATTGAGGTTCGTCGGCATAATTCCGCCGCCAAGCCCGATTGAAAAGCACAGACGAATCAGAGAAAAGCTCTTCTTTGCGCGCGCGACTTGAACTTCTTTCCTTCTCTTCACCACCAACAACATCACTTCACAACTTTCGGCCATCATCCTGACAGCGCATATTCGCTGCTGTGTGTGACTGTAGTTTGCAGTGACTATGTTGGCGGCAGGTTGAAGACCCTCTTCATCACCATCATTTTGCTGAGCTCGGAGAAGAGCTACTGCCATCATGGGCGACGCAGTGGTGGGCATCATTGGCATGGGCGACATGGGAAAGATGTACGCGAGGAAGATTGCAGACGCAGGATGGACGTGAGTGCACCTCAATGTCTTGCCTCCTGTCGGCCACGATACATCACATGGTAAGTCTTTACCCGCCACCCCATCACCACCTACCTCACCTGTAATGATGACTTGAGTGCATTTGGCTCGAGTATGGTCGTTCGGCACCGCTTGCTACCTTTCTGGCGCTTGCGACCGGGCGGCTGTCAATGATGTAAAATCTCAGCTACCTTAATTTTTTTGTCTGAACGCAAACGCTACCACGCCCTGCTCAAAGCATGACAAGTGGCATGAGCATTCGCTGACAGCTCAACAGATTTCCCTCTCTTACACCTGAGCTAACTTGTCTGAAGAGTCCACGCGTGTGACATGCCTGACAAGTTCGAAGCTCTCAAGGCAGAGTTCCAGTCCAGAGTATGCTCTCCCATATATAGCCTAGATAGACAGCAGCTGAGTCACTCCCAGCCTAATGTCCACATTCTCGAAAACGGTCACTTTGTCTCACGCAGCAGCGACTGGATCATGTATTCTGTGCCTGCCGCAAACATTGACTCAAGTGTAGCGAAGTTTGGGCCTTCCACCAAGATGGGTGCCATCGTAGGTGGTCAGACATCGACCAAAGCTCCCGAGATCGAAGCGTTCGAGAAACACCTTCCCCGAGACGTCGAGATCGTGTCTTGCCACTCTCTCCACGGCCCTGGTGTGAACCCGAAAGGCCAGCCACTCGTCATCATCAACCATCGTGCCTCGGAGAAGAGCGTAGATCTGGTTCAGCGCATGTTGTCCAGCTTCGAATCGAAGTTTGTGCCTCTGACCGCGGAGAAACACGATCGTATCACTGCCGACACTCAAGCTGTCACCCACCTCGCCTTCCTTTCCATGGGTACTGCGTGGCAAGCGAATAACCAATTCCCATGGGAGACAGAACGATACGTGGGAGGCATTGAGAATGTCAAGATCAATCTCATGATGCGCATCTATGCCAACAAGTGGCACGTGTATGCGGGACTCGCCATCCTCAATCCTGCTGCCAAGAAGCAGATTCGGCAGTACGCCGAGTCTGTCACTGAATTGTACAAGCTCATGCTCGCTGGTCACCGCAAGGAACTACGTGAGAGGATCCATGCCGCGAAGGATGCAGTCTTTGGCGCCCCGAAACCCGACGACGATGTCTTGCTGCAGGACGAACTCCTTGACCGCTTCAGCCTTGGTGACAAGCCCGCACAACGTGTCAAGAACAATCACCTAAGTCTGTTGGCCATGGTCGACTGTTGGTGGAAGCTTGGCATCGTACCTTACGACCATATGATCTGCAGCACACCACTCTTCCGCCTCTGGCTGGGCATCACCGAGTACGTCTATCGCAACGAGACACTACTGGAGGAGTGCATAACGACTGCAATCGAGGACCAGAGCTTCCGTGCGGACGATCTGGAGTTCACGTTCGCCACCCGCGACTGGAGTGAGAGGGTGCAACTTGGACACATGGATGGTTATCGTGAGAAGTTCGAGAAGATTCAAGCCTACTTCGCACCAAGATTTGCAGAGGCTAACAAGATTGGAAATGAGATGATCAAGACGATTGAAGAGAGCTTGAAGGCCACAAGAAAGAATGGACTTGCATGAACACGACTTCACGATAACGACACAAGCGCGACAGGAAGTCGATTAGCTTCTCCGAAGAACTTTGACCCAAACATCAACCTCGCATCCCGGTCAGGATTTGGGACGTTACTTAGCGCCAGCTTGAGTTGCACAAATAACAAAATCTGCGATTATATCTCATCTTACCTCACAGCTCAGTTCAACGACAGAGTTCAGCTTCGGGCCGTCACGGGACAAAATGGTTTTATACAAAGATTGACTGGCTACCACAATATCTCATGGAAGCTTCTTGATGCTGTTTTGCGGGGAGTACGCATCAGCGACTGACTACTTGGTACAGAATTGCGAAGCACGAATTCGGGCTTGACTTGATGAAGCAAGGAAACGCGTGCTGATGAGGAGGCATACTCGACTACACAGGCTGCCATCCAACGACAACACAGGTAAAACTGTTTGGGAATAAATGACGCTACATCAGGTGGAGAGAGTACCTAATCGACTCCTCAACAGCGCCAATGCAGGTACACGCGGCATCGAAATAAGAGACCATTTCATTCTACAGCACATCTTTCTCGACCTTCACACACATTCGTTCTGACAATACTACAACTAATACACCTTAACACTAATCACCTCACACAACCACAACCATGAAGACCGCATCCGCAATCGTCGCCCTCGCTGGCGTCGCTGTCGCTCAGCAGGCTGTTACCCAGATCGGTACATCCCAACCAGCACCATGAGACAGAAATCACACTGACATTCCTTTGCAGCCGATGGCCAAATCCAGGCTGCCACATCTGCCGTTGCTGGCGGTTCGGGCTCAGGCAGCGGGTCCGGATCTGGCTCAGGTTCAGGCAGCGGCTCTGGAGCTGGACAGGGCGGTTCGGGCTCAGGCTCCGGCGCTGGTGCTCAGACTACCTACGCGTGCAACCCAGCGCATCAGTACCCAGCTGGTCAGACTTGCACTGTTGTCAACGGCTCTTTGACTCTTGTGATCGGGGCCCCGACTGCTGGTGCCGGTGGTGCTGGTCAGGGAGGAGCCAATCAGGGAGGAGCTGGTCAGGGAGGAGCTGGTCAGGGAGGAGCAGGACAGGGTGGTGCCAAGCCAACCGGCGCCGTTGTCACGCAGATCGGTAAGACACAGACTTACGCAAGGGTGCCGGAAAGCCACTAACATGTCTTCAGGCGACGGCCAAATCCAAGCACCAACAGGTGCAGCCAACACTGGCTCGGGCGCTGGCGGCAACACTGGCTCGGGCGCTGGTGGCAACACTGGCTCGGGCGCTGGCGCTAACACTGGCTCGGGCGATGGCGCTAACGCTGGATCAGGCTCCGGAAGCGGATCTGGCATGGGCTCTGGCTCTGGCTCTGGCTCTGGCTCTGGCATGGGCAGCAAGGGTGAGTGAAACAATCGTCAGAGTTGCCAACATCAATGCTAACTCTTCACGGGCAACGGCACTGGATCTGGTGCTAACCCAGGTATGTCGGTCACTCCATACACTGGTGCAGGCGCCAAGGTCGCCGCCAGCGGTTTCTTCATCGCTGCCGGCATTGTTGCTGTCTTCGCTTTGTAAGAAGCCACACAAATGGACAGACAGAAGCGGTGTCTGTACAATAGCCTAGCTTGTACTGTAAGACCTCTTCACCACAGCAGAGAGTGCTGGTGAAATAGTGGAATGACATAATATCTATTTGGAACATTCACCAACGTGTTTGCGGAAGCTGAAAAAGGCGCTAGTGAAGGCTGAGACCCACTCGGCTTTAAAACGCCGCATTTTGCTTTCCTTGCTCTTCGCAAGCGCATCTTCTCGCTCACCAGACAAACACCACCTCGCAGATCTCACAAGCGACCATACTAACAGCACAACTCTTTGTCTCCCGACCACCCGACACCGACAAACATCAAGCAGGTATCGCAGATATTATCTCAGTTCAGAATTCGCCTTCACAGTAAGTGTATCTCCACTTTCCAGACTCGCAAATATACTAAGATGATTTATAGGCAAAGACCGGGTCGGCTGGGTCAACTCGGTCCCAGCAGCCATGGCAAACTCGATTTCTGCATCGGTCAACAAGCCGTCCACCCTTCGCTTCGGAGCTCCGACATTTCGTAGTCAGCTTCTGATGCCTTGTGGTAAACACCCAAAGCCAACCAACGTGCCAGCAGCGCCACGTCAATCTGGCGAGCGTCCACGTCAGCTAGCACAACGTTACCGCCGGGCACTGGGACACAACGAGAAGCGCGGGTCGTGTATGTGCGACTACCACGACTACCCCGAGCTTCGAGCGGAGTGAAGCAGTACTCGAATGTGAGTTTATAAAACACGCCCATGTCAATCTTGTACTGACACCTCTAGCCGACCTGTCTCAACCGAACCTTCCACCCCTTTAGGCGCTTGCCCGCCGAACTGCGAAACAAGATCTACGGCATGGTCCTCAAGTCTGACGAGGCACTCGAGTTCTGTCCCGAGCCTTTCGACTACGACGGCGAGGGCAGAGTGAGAGACGGCTGCGATGGCGAACAGGCATATGAGAAAGTTCGCAAGCATCACCGCGAGAAGACCGAATCCCTACGTTCTGATGCGGCCGCCCTCATGCGCACCAACCATACCATCAGCGACGAAGCCGCGTACATCTTCTTCTCCGAGAACGAGTTCAGATTTAGCAACACCTCCGGCTGGATCTCTCTCGACTTCTGGCTCTTCATGACTGGGCTAAAGAAAGCATCGATGCTTCGCCACATCACCATCTGTTATCCAACCTTTACCGTCAAGCCGATTTCAATCAGCAGCGAGTACACTTTCGCAAGCGGATGTGTCTACTTCCATGTTGGCCGCCCAAAGACTGCTGGCCATGCGACCGTGCTCTCGGGACCAGGTTTCGAATACAAGGGGCGCTGGTGGGAGGAGAAAAGCCTCACCAATGACCCTACCCTCATCATCCAGAAAGCGAAGTCTCTACACCAACTTCGCTTTGTCATTCCCGCCTTCTCCTGGCCAAACGGTGTCCGGGGCAGCCTCGAGAGTCCTGTGGACGCCAAGCAATTCTACAGCCTGGACGTCGTGTATGCTGGTGTTCGCATCGAACCCACGGTCTACGCTTTCTCCTACTACCACCAGGGCCAGCGGATCCCTTCTACTGTTAGTAAGTCCCGGACTGCTGCTCAAGCTCATACCGACAAGACAGGCAAAATCTGCAAGTACGAGGATCATTGGATCGATCGGAATGGCGAGTGGTATGACAGCAGTGGAGGTGAGAGTCAGAAGGTGAACGAGGATCTATATTATGGCATCGAGGGTCTCTTCGCTGAGCAGTAAGGAGAGTCTAATACTCGGACACGAATTAGGCGCGCGAAGGCGGCGCTTGGTTGTGTGCGTTTATAGACACCTAGAGCTCATCGTTCGAGGTTCGGAAACTGGGCAAGGGTGATGCCGATGCAGAGGGTGATGGACCGGAGCCACAATGGATATGAGAGCGACATTGGCTTGGAACAACGCGCAGAGTCCCGCACGATGCATTATGTTATTATAAGGAAAGGCGTTCTTGTTTCTGTGCTTACTGTAACAGCAGTCTGAGATGTCTCGAGGAGATCTGCACAGAAGGCTGTCTTCTAGCTCCGGGCTCAAGGCAATGGTTGTCACCGACTTCCACATTAGCGATTGATACTACATTTACTACAGTCGTGGCACACAAATTCTCGCTCGCCAGTTCCCGCCACTCTCGTCATGCTCCGTGTTGAGCACTTAACGACTTCTGCCATGGTCCTCTTCCTGTCCGCTTCACGGCCGTGAAACATGTGGTGGTGACTTGAGTGCTACAGTGAATGTGTTTTGCCCTGGTAGACTGCCTCCAATGGTGATGTAGAGCCTACTTCAAGCATTCAGTAACACACGCGCACGTACTTCTGCGTCATCTTGGTCCGGAAAAGGCGCTAGTAACGCTTGGGCCACGATCATATGAACCTCACAAGAGCCGCTAGCGGACGGCACCACATCGAAGACCCTTGCCCACTGGAATTTGCTTCCTCCAACTTGGATACCTTCTCTCCAACCACGAACAGGGCCTTCAATTTTCGTCTGTCTGCCTTTGCAGTCCCACCGGCAAACCTCTGCAAACAACCCGGAGAATAGGTCACCAGCACTCGCTAACTACTCGGCAAGCACGACATCTATTCTCGCATACTACACAAGATAACAAGATGTATAGTCCTCCCAACCACAGCCATGTCGCGCGCGACCCCGGTCGAGTATGACTATCCAGCAGGCTTCCTTCGCGGAAATGTCCCCGACATCATCATGATGCCCTGTGGCGTGCACAAGCGACCCAAGAAGATCTCCGTGCAGCCTCGGCGCCTTGGGGAGCGTCCTCGAACTGGTGCTCAGCGCTACAGACGCCAGGTCGAGGGTGGAGACAAGCTGGGATCCTGCGAGTGCGACTTCCACGACTTCCCAGAACTACGTGCGGAGCGTGAGAAAGCAGCAATGGTATGTCTCTCGTATCCCGCCCAAGTATGGATATGACTAATGATGGCCAGATCACTCAATTTTCGCGTACATTCTTCCCATTCCGCAGGCTCCCGGGCGAGCTTCGCAACAACATCCACGGGCTCGTCCTCACCTTCCGCGACGCCATCGAGTTCTGCCCAGAGCCTTTTACCTTCAGCGGTCAAGGCCAGCTCAAGGGCGACTTTCTCGTCAACTACAAGCAGAGTGCCAAGTATCATCATCAAAGTACGAAGCACAAGCTTAACACCGCAGCCGCATTGATGCGCACCGATCGTCAAAACAGCAAGGAGACCACGTCCATCTTCTACGGTACCAACGAGTTCCGATTCAGTAACACCACGGGCTGGATCTCGCTTGACTTCTTCCTCAACAAGATCGGACTCGAAAAGGCTGCAATGCTTCGCATGGTCACTGTTTGCCACCCCAAGTTTCTCGTCAAGCCTGTATCTGTCTCCAGCCAGGAGTCGTTCAAGAAGGGTTGCATCTACCTCGAGATTGGAGGCATCATCAAGGAGCCAGGCTTCGTCTACGAGAAGCGCTGGTTCGAGGAGCAGGGCACCACTAG
Encoded here:
- a CDS encoding putative prephenate dehydrogenase [NADP(+)] yields the protein MPDKFEALKAEFQSRPNVHILENGHFVSRSSDWIMYSVPAANIDSSVAKFGPSTKMGAIVGGQTSTKAPEIEAFEKHLPRDVEIVSCHSLHGPGVNPKGQPLVIINHRASEKSVDLVQRMLSSFESKFVPLTAEKHDRITADTQAVTHLAFLSMGTAWQANNQFPWETERYVGGIENVKINLMMRIYANKWHVYAGLAILNPAAKKQIRQYAESVTELYKLMLAGHRKELRERIHAAKDAVFGAPKPDDDVLLQDELLDRFSLGDKPAQRVKNNHLSLLAMVDCWWKLGIVPYDHMICSTPLFRLWLGITEYVYRNETLLEECITTAIEDQSFRADDLEFTFATRDWSERVQLGHMDGYREKFEKIQAYFAPRFAEANKIGNEMIKTIEESLKATRKNGLA
- a CDS encoding Hydroxyquinol 1,2-dioxygenase; translated protein: LILHLTISSYHSRSTMDPSQLDVPPLKDLTIDNITENVKLINSQCPDPRLKYILERIVQHLHDFARETRLSHEEWMTGLLFLTSVGQICTDVRQEFILLSDILGLSLLVDSIDHPKPPASTEGTVLGPFHSHEAEDAPNGSVIAHDPDGEPCLVLCTIKDTAGKPVEGVKIDIWETDSKGFYDVQYAGREGPDQRAVMKSDTEGVFWFKAIVPVPYPVPHDGPVGKLLVRLRRHCYRPSHMHFMFEKSGYDHLITALYLRGDPYETSDAVFGVKESLLIDLGTVNKDQADKYGVKEGSKLMTYDFVLVSEEESRNLRQKNAMQAMEKLGRRMKLYNGLPVPDID
- a CDS encoding 40S ribosomal protein S14 — its product is MAPKKKVERGATENISLGPQVREGELVFGVARIFASFNDTFVHVTDLSGRETISRVTGGMKVKADRDESSPYAAMLAAQDVATRCKELGITALHVKIRATGGNGTKTPGPGAQSALRALARSGMKIGRIEDVTPTPSDSTRRKGGRRGRRL